In Denitratisoma sp. DHT3, one DNA window encodes the following:
- the guaA gene encoding glutamine-hydrolyzing GMP synthase, with translation MSHQRILILDFGSQVAQLIARRVREQQVYCELHPFDVSADFIRQFNPKGIILSGGPNSVYEALEWKAPQAVFELGVPVLGICYGMQTMAQQLGGMVESSGKREFGYAEIRARGHSKLFEGIQDRGNDQGHGLLDVWMSHGDKVTQLPPGFKVIASNDSCPIAAMADEARGFYAVQFHPEVTHTLKGKEMIARFVHDICGCGHDWNMPDYVNEAIEKVRAQVGKEEVILGLSGGVDSSVVAALLHRAIGDQLTCVFVDNGLLRLNEAEQVMQTFARNLGVKVIHVDASEQFMGHLKGVSDPEQKRKIIGREFVEVFQVEAQKLSNAKWLAQGTIYPDVIESAGAKTGKAHAIKSHHNVGGLPETLNLKLLEPLRELFKDEVRELGIALGLPHEMVYRHPFPGPGLGVRILGEVNKEFADLLRRADAIFIDELRAADWYDKTSQAFAVFLPVKSVGVMGDGRTYEYVVALRAVQTQDFMTAHWAELPHSLLGKVSNRIINEVRGINRVVYDISGKPPATIEWE, from the coding sequence ATGTCCCACCAACGCATCCTCATCCTCGATTTCGGTTCCCAGGTCGCCCAGCTGATCGCCCGCCGCGTGCGCGAGCAGCAGGTGTATTGCGAACTGCATCCTTTCGATGTCTCCGCCGATTTCATCCGCCAGTTCAACCCCAAGGGGATCATTCTCTCCGGCGGTCCGAACTCGGTCTATGAGGCCCTGGAATGGAAGGCGCCGCAGGCGGTGTTCGAACTGGGGGTACCGGTGCTGGGCATCTGCTACGGCATGCAGACCATGGCGCAGCAACTGGGTGGCATGGTCGAAAGCTCCGGCAAGCGCGAATTCGGCTACGCCGAGATCCGCGCCCGAGGCCATTCGAAACTGTTCGAGGGCATCCAGGACCGCGGCAACGACCAAGGCCACGGCCTGCTCGACGTCTGGATGAGCCACGGCGACAAGGTTACCCAGCTGCCGCCCGGCTTTAAGGTGATCGCCAGCAACGATTCCTGCCCGATCGCCGCCATGGCCGACGAAGCCCGTGGCTTCTACGCCGTGCAGTTCCACCCGGAAGTGACGCACACCCTCAAGGGCAAGGAGATGATCGCCCGCTTCGTCCATGACATCTGCGGTTGCGGCCACGACTGGAACATGCCGGACTACGTGAACGAGGCGATCGAGAAGGTGCGCGCCCAGGTCGGCAAGGAAGAGGTGATCCTCGGCCTTTCCGGCGGCGTCGATTCCTCCGTGGTCGCCGCGCTGCTGCACCGGGCGATCGGCGACCAGCTCACCTGTGTCTTTGTCGACAACGGCCTGTTGCGTCTCAACGAGGCGGAGCAGGTGATGCAGACCTTCGCTCGAAACCTCGGCGTCAAGGTGATCCACGTCGATGCCAGCGAGCAGTTCATGGGCCACCTGAAGGGCGTCTCCGATCCCGAGCAGAAGCGCAAGATCATCGGCCGCGAGTTCGTCGAGGTGTTCCAGGTCGAGGCGCAGAAGCTGTCCAACGCCAAGTGGCTGGCTCAGGGCACCATCTACCCCGACGTGATCGAGTCCGCCGGCGCCAAGACCGGCAAGGCACACGCCATCAAGAGCCACCACAACGTCGGCGGCCTGCCGGAAACCCTCAACCTCAAGCTGCTGGAGCCGCTGCGCGAATTGTTCAAGGACGAGGTGCGCGAGCTCGGCATCGCCCTGGGGCTGCCGCACGAGATGGTGTATCGCCATCCGTTCCCAGGGCCGGGCTTGGGCGTACGCATCCTGGGCGAGGTGAACAAGGAGTTCGCCGACCTGCTGCGCCGCGCCGACGCCATCTTCATCGACGAGCTGCGCGCCGCCGACTGGTACGACAAGACCAGCCAGGCTTTCGCCGTTTTCCTTCCGGTGAAGAGCGTCGGCGTGATGGGTGACGGCCGTACCTACGAATACGTCGTCGCGCTGCGCGCCGTACAGACCCAGGACTTCATGACCGCCCACTGGGCCGAACTGCCTCACAGCCTGCTGGGCAAGGTCAGCAACCGCATCATCAACGAGGTACGGGGCATCAACCGGGTGGTCTACGACATCTCAGGCAAGCCGCCGGCGACGATCGAGTGGGAATAA
- the guaB gene encoding IMP dehydrogenase, whose protein sequence is MRLLQKALTFDDVLLVPAHSAVLPRDVSLATQLTRNIRLNIPLVSAAMDTVTESRLAITLAQEGGIGIVHKNLSPRAQAAEVSKVKRFESGVLKDPITIPPTLTVREVLNLTRSHRISGLPVVDGGKIVGIVTNRDLRFETNLDQPVGAMMTPRERLITVKEGASLEEAKALMHKHRLERVLVVNDAFELRGLMTVKDILKSSEHPLAAKDELGRLRVGAAVGTGEGTEERVELLAEAGVDVIVVDTAHGHSEGVLKRVEWVKKNFPQVEVVGGNIATAAAARALLDHGADAVKVGIGPGSICTTRIVAGVGVPQITAVDNVANALAGTGVPLIADGGIRYSGDISKAIAAGANCVMLGGLFAGTEEAPGETVLYQGRSYKSYRGMGSLGAMKEGAADRYFQDSDANVEKLVPEGIEGRVPYKGAVGAVIHQLMGGLRASMGYAGCRTVDEMRNKAEFVEITSAGIRESHVHDVQITKEAPNYHID, encoded by the coding sequence ATGCGACTCCTCCAGAAGGCGCTGACGTTCGACGACGTCCTCCTGGTTCCGGCTCATTCCGCCGTCTTGCCCCGCGACGTCAGTCTCGCCACTCAGCTCACCCGCAACATCCGCCTCAACATTCCCCTGGTGTCCGCCGCGATGGACACCGTGACCGAATCCCGCCTGGCCATCACCCTGGCCCAGGAGGGCGGCATCGGCATCGTGCACAAGAACCTGAGTCCTCGGGCCCAGGCCGCCGAGGTCTCCAAGGTCAAGCGCTTCGAGTCGGGCGTGCTCAAGGATCCGATCACCATTCCGCCCACCCTGACGGTGCGCGAGGTGCTGAACCTGACCCGCAGCCATCGCATTTCCGGCCTGCCGGTGGTGGATGGCGGCAAGATCGTGGGCATCGTCACCAACCGCGACCTGCGCTTCGAGACCAATCTCGATCAGCCCGTGGGCGCCATGATGACCCCACGCGAGCGTTTGATCACGGTGAAGGAGGGCGCCAGCCTGGAAGAGGCCAAGGCCCTGATGCACAAGCACCGCCTGGAGCGGGTGCTGGTGGTCAACGATGCCTTCGAGCTGCGCGGTCTGATGACTGTGAAGGACATCCTCAAGTCCAGCGAGCATCCGCTCGCGGCCAAGGACGAACTGGGTCGGCTGCGCGTGGGCGCGGCGGTGGGCACCGGCGAAGGCACCGAGGAACGGGTGGAGCTGCTGGCCGAAGCCGGCGTGGATGTGATCGTGGTGGACACCGCCCACGGCCATTCCGAGGGCGTGCTGAAGCGCGTCGAGTGGGTGAAGAAGAATTTCCCCCAGGTCGAGGTGGTGGGCGGCAACATCGCCACCGCCGCGGCGGCGCGCGCGCTGCTCGACCATGGCGCCGACGCCGTCAAGGTCGGCATCGGCCCCGGCTCCATCTGCACCACCCGCATCGTCGCCGGTGTCGGCGTGCCGCAGATCACCGCCGTCGATAACGTGGCCAACGCCCTGGCGGGGACCGGCGTGCCCCTGATCGCCGACGGCGGCATCCGCTACTCCGGCGACATCTCCAAGGCCATCGCCGCCGGCGCCAACTGTGTGATGCTGGGCGGACTTTTCGCCGGCACCGAGGAAGCCCCCGGCGAAACCGTGCTCTACCAGGGCCGTTCCTACAAGTCCTACCGGGGCATGGGCTCCCTGGGCGCGATGAAGGAAGGCGCCGCCGACCGCTATTTCCAGGATTCCGACGCCAACGTGGAGAAACTGGTGCCGGAAGGCATCGAGGGCCGCGTACCCTACAAGGGCGCCGTCGGCGCGGTGATCCATCAGTTGATGGGCGGGCTGCGGGCGTCGATGGGGTATGCCGGCTGCCGGACCGTCGACGAGATGCGCAACAAGGCCGAGTTCGTCGAGATCACCTCGGCCGGCATCCGCGAATCCCACGTCCATGACGTGCAGATCACCAAGGAAGCGCCGAACTACCACATCGACTGA
- a CDS encoding RnfH family protein translates to MADSPIAIEVVYARAGQQDLVHLKLSAGATLQQALEASGLLQKHPEIDLAKGKFGIYGKLSRLDAELRDRDRVEIYRPLIADPKEVRKQRAAEGKVMKKGGGDAEG, encoded by the coding sequence ATGGCTGATTCACCCATCGCAATCGAAGTGGTCTATGCCCGCGCCGGGCAGCAGGATCTGGTCCATCTCAAACTATCGGCGGGTGCCACGTTGCAGCAGGCGCTGGAGGCTTCCGGCCTGCTCCAGAAGCACCCGGAGATCGACCTGGCCAAGGGCAAGTTCGGCATCTACGGCAAGCTGTCCCGGCTCGACGCCGAACTGCGCGACCGGGACCGGGTCGAGATCTACCGCCCCTTGATCGCCGATCCCAAGGAAGTGCGCAAGCAGCGCGCCGCCGAAGGCAAGGTGATGAAAAAGGGCGGCGGCGACGCCGAGGGATGA